One Amblyomma americanum isolate KBUSLIRL-KWMA chromosome 8, ASM5285725v1, whole genome shotgun sequence DNA window includes the following coding sequences:
- the LOC144102239 gene encoding uncharacterized protein LOC144102239, whose amino-acid sequence MLYSWCCTETTPYYVSPLPGLRRSRRTLDRLCGSEQFVNAMVRTMMDESRSLLSSTEPLVLGDGPNWRNVRFSNGRLWGAASVHLSEPVVLRCNSTHLLVALHTALNNSELAYDWEYPGTLLSSRGSVSFFSRHMAFICAVVLPRQLSDGRARVVDVRITALRGADVTVAGPWPLAPLVAFSVNKLLRKFPDQLATVVSGRLKDGFQRYLDEQLAGIN is encoded by the exons ATGCTCTACTCCTGGTGCTGCACTGAAACAACGCCTTACTATGTATCTCCGCTTCCAGGCCTTCGGCGCAGTCGGCGCACCCTGGACAGGCTGTGCGGCAGCGAGCAGTTCGTCAATGCTATGGTGCGCACGATGATGGACGAGTCCCGATCCCTGCTCTCCTCCACCGAGCCCCTGGTGCTGGGAGATGGGCCCAATTGGCGCAACGTGCGCTTCAGCAACGGCCGGCTCTGGGGCGCCGCTTCGGTGCACTTGAGCGAGCCCGTGGTGCTGCGCTGCAACTCCACGCACTTGCTCGTCGCGCTCCACACGGCGCTCAACAACAGCGAGCTGGCCTACGACTGGGAGTACCCGGGTACGCTGCTCAG TTCCCGTGGTTCGGTGAGCTTTTTCTCGCGGCACATGGCCTTCATATGCGCCGTGGTTTTGCCGCGCCAGCTGTCCGACGGCCGTGCGCGCGTGGTCGACGTGCGCATTACGGCGCTGCGTGGCGCTGACGTCACAGTGGCCGGACCCTGGCCCCTGGCGCCGCTCGTGGCGTTCTCCGTCAACAAGCTGCTCAGGAAGTTCCCGGACCAGCTCGCAACAGTCGTGTCCGGACGGCTCAAGGACGGCTTCCAACGATACCTGGACGAGCAGCTCGCCGGAATCAACTGA
- the LOC144100160 gene encoding myophilin-like isoform X2, whose translation MWIWNCLEMVSCLDYDQFLKDGVALCKLMNHLRPGSVNMEEVSAGSDFRQKRRNIELFLRAAKAYGVEERLLFQPDDLLLMRHLPKVTRCIYALGKLVDEDSGYSGPKLGEEPYDPVNAAAGRRRGGMPIGDDIYVAHVNVRDVIRRLPSLVEGEDVISVG comes from the exons ATGTGGATCTGGAACTGCCTCGAGATGGTCAGCTGCCTCGACTACGACCAGTTCCTCAAGGACGGAGTGGCATTGTGCAA GCTGATGAACCACCTCCGGCCTGGCTCGGTGAACATGGAGGAAGTGAGCGCCGGCAGCGACTTCCGCCAGAAGCGGCGAAACATTGAACTATTCCTGCGCGCCGCCAAGGCGTACGGCGTCGAGGAGAGACTGCTCTTCCAGCCCGACGACCTGCTCTTGATGCGACACCTGCCGAAGGTGACGCGGTGCATCTACGCCCTCGGAAAGCTG GTTGACGAGGATTCCGGCTACTCGGGCCCCAAGCTGGGCGAGGAGCCCTACGACCCGGTGAACGCCGCCGCGGGCAGGCGCCGGGGTGGCATGCCCATCGGAGACGACATCTACGTGGCACACGTCAACGTGCGTGACGTCATCCGCCGGCTGCCGTCGCTGGTCGAGGGCGAGGACGTCATCTCCGTCGGCTGA